From one Leptospira noumeaensis genomic stretch:
- a CDS encoding zinc ribbon domain-containing protein, giving the protein MDFLLYLYCLFFGIILIAPFVLFYYKFRLDESPFGKDEEAFVRPIAEKKRNMLDSLKDIRSDFDSGKLTEEEFQSQSLPYIEALDTIEIELKDKKLKQTNVNLLQTPKINENWTCASCGSFVAVPNAKFCPNCGTGRLA; this is encoded by the coding sequence TATATCTATATTGTCTGTTTTTTGGAATCATTCTGATTGCACCTTTTGTTTTGTTTTATTACAAATTTCGACTAGATGAATCACCTTTTGGAAAAGACGAGGAAGCTTTTGTAAGACCAATTGCAGAAAAAAAGAGAAACATGCTCGATTCGCTCAAAGACATTCGGTCTGATTTTGACTCAGGAAAGTTAACAGAAGAAGAATTCCAATCCCAATCACTTCCTTATATCGAAGCTCTAGATACTATAGAGATTGAGTTAAAAGATAAAAAATTAAAACAAACAAACGTAAACCTGCTTCAAACTCCCAAAATTAACGAAAATTGGACATGCGCCAGCTGTGGCTCGTTTGTTGCTGTCCCCAATGCTAAATTTTGCCCCAACTGTGGGACTGGTCGCCTAGCTTAA